One Arachis hypogaea cultivar Tifrunner chromosome 2, arahy.Tifrunner.gnm2.J5K5, whole genome shotgun sequence genomic window, CGCATcactttcattttaaaaaattctagcATAAGCTCATGCTGGGGTTCAAACTTGAACCAATCAATTTATGTTAACTTTTGTATGACCCCGCAACCACTTGGACAAATTTGCCTTTTGTTTTACGTTGtatcttttaataaatatattaccaACTATTAAATATATCCTAATTAATaacttatatattaatatttttagtcaTGCAAATTTAAGacttttttattctaattaatagtattcatattaatttaatttattttttattttatatttattcttgcttaaattaattaatttttaattatatatcattattaaaataaaaataaaaatttgttaaatatgtataaattaaaaaaatataaacaaaaatttttttattaatcataaaatatttttgttattgataattatatgacatttattaattaatatttttcaacatatatttgaataatgtaataaatactaattaattaatgaattagaaaataagttaatttgatgtaaaaattaaattttatataattatttaattatgaccgggTCAACCGGTTGAACCTGTGACTCATCGGTTGAACCAGTAACCCAGTGACCCAATAACTTGGCCGGAGCGATTGCTAGTTCGGTTCTAATAACTATGTTAGAATgcttctttttcatactaaatggatgttcttttatatattttttgaatttttttgtattgcaaatgtgaatgtttttataggttttaattaggtttacttaatcaattttgaattttttaaattttgaatttaaaaaatttaaaattaataattaatataaattaatgtggttttgtttagttttttgctAGTAACctcttggttccatatactttttctataaattattatcttctaactaaaattaggtttatatggtctcatgtgaatTATAGATGTACTGTCTAATCACTGGGTTGCAAAAATTACTccgttttttctaaaaatatttttcaagaataaatatttgattatgtgagcttttctattcaagagtaaATATCTATAATGGGTATCTATTCGTTGTTGAGTTCTTAGACATCATTTGCTCTATATGTCAGGCAAGATccattcatatttattttattttttgtttgttaaaaatatgtaattattcattttagacattgtaaattttgtttaaaatatttataatttttttatttcacttaTATTTGAGTCGGTTAGGCTTGGTTGAGGATTATTTTTCTGACCGCTGATCATGGCTCATTTTCGACGTGACAGTGACAAAAAAATAGTCTCAATAGATAGTAATGACAAAAtgactaaaaaatatattctatttgaCAAAATGATTCAAGTGCTAATTTGCTAACGGAGTTGCCTACATGACAAATTAGTTGTTGACTAGGAATATCATTTCtctagtaaaaaagaaaaaaatattatttatacatgtgAATACTGAATATATATTTCACACTCTTCCATcacatttaaatttaataatcatTTCAATTATTTGCTTATTAAATGTTTAAACtatttattatagaattaaaATAGTAGAGACCCGTACTAGCTATTAGCTGGGTTGTGCAAAAAGTCTTAAATCTTCATCAACTTGCAATTTTAATTTGTTGCATCTCACGGAATTAAAAACACAGAAGAGTAACCTTCAAGGCAGGTACCACTTAGAGTCAATGTCAACATATTTTAACCTCACACTAtccattattgttattaataataatatgcatTGATATCATATGATGATTATCCTACTTTAAATTATATAGTTAACTAATTTCCATAAAGACTAGTTTCGGTTGGTCACTTGGTCACCCTTTTGCTATTTGAATATTGTGTTTCAACTTTCAAAGAATATAAAAATTAGGAACGTGTTTTTGGTGAGGAACCATCGTGATATCTCGCTATATACCTTTTATTATTGTTGAATACCTTGCAAGCATTATTGCAATATTGCTCTCTCTTCCTTACATTCTGAGAATCCAATCACTCACTGATTCATTTGCTGTTGTTGTGATCTGTATCATATCATGGCTGAAGCACTTGTTGTTGGAGCTTTACTTTCTGGCTTCGCCAATGTTGTTCTTGACAGGCTCATTTCACCTGAGTTTGTTAACTTGGTGGTGGGCAGGAAGCTGGACCGGAAGTTGGTTGAGAGGCTCAAGGCTGCTCTCTTGGCTGCTGAAGCTCTGGTTGCTGACGCCGAGCAGAAGCAGTTTGGAAACGATCGTGTGAGCAAATGGCTTGATAGTCTCAGGGATGCTCTCTACACTGCTGATGACTTACTGGACCGTGTCTTCATCAAAGCTGAAATTCGCAACAAGGTACGCACTCATCTTCCTAGCTTCCTTAATTTGTCTGATAGGAAGATGGTGACTAAGATAGAAGAGGTGGTTAAAACAATAGAAGATCTTGAGAAACTCAACGATACCCTTGGTCTTGAAAAGATTCCAACGAGTAGCTCCTCATGGAGACCTCCATCCACTTCTCTTGTAAAGGGGAATGTGTATGGCAGGGATGGTGATCAACAGGCACTAATCAAGATGCTCAATGACAACAATGATCATACCTTGTCCGTCAGCTCTATTGTTGGTATGGGCGGGGTTGGTAAAACTACTTTAGCACAATGGCTGTACAACAATAAGGATTTGATGGACGGGGTTGATCTGAAAGTATGGATTTGTGTTTCTGAAAATTTTGATGTTGTTGAGACTACTAAGAATGTTATAAAGGGGATCTCTTCAGGTGCTTGTAGTCTTGACAGCTTTGATTTACTTCAACAAGATTTGAAGGAAAAACTGTCAGAAAAGAAGTTCTTCATTGTTTTGGACGATGTTTGGAGTGAAGATGTTGACAAGTGGAATAGTTTTGTCACCCCTTTTCAACATGGGAGAAAAGGAAGCACTATTCTTCTAACTACCCGCAAGGAAAATGTTGGTCGAGTAGTTCAACACTATAACTCCTACACTCTCAAGGAACTGTCAGAAGACTATTGTTGGTCTATTTTTGCGGATAATGCATCCTTTCCTGAATCAAATGGGAGCTTGGAACTGGAAGGAATAGGTAGAAAGATTGTCAAGAGGTGTGATGGTTTGCCATTAGCTGCAGAAACACTTGGACGCTTGTTGCGCTCAGAGCGTCGTGTTGAAGAATGGAATAAAATACTATCAAATGACATTTGGGAATTTCCTATGTCAAATAGTAAAATTGTTCCTGCATTGTTAATAAGTTACTATCATCTTCCTGAACATTTAAAACGCTGCTTTGTTTATTGTTCGTTGTATCCCAAAGATTATCAATTTGATAAAGATGAATTAATCTTGCTATGGATGGCTGAAAATCTTTTGCGACCTCCAAAGAGGGGAGAGACTTTAGAAGAAGTTGGTCGAGAGTGTTTTGATGATTTGGTTTCAAGACTATTTTTCAAGCAGGGCGAGGACTATTTTAGGAAGTATTttgtgatgcatgatctcatgcatGACTTGGCAACTTCTCTTGCTGGAAATCTTTATTGTAAATTCTCAGAAGAACTTGGTGAAAAGGAAGAGATGAGTATTCTAACTCGTCATTTGTCATATGGTGATTCAATCCCTGAGAAAATATGCTCCTCTAATAAAATAGAATCTTTGAGGACATTGTTGTATCTTGAACATGGAGCTTCTGCCAGTAAAGGACCTGCAACGTTACCAGGTGACATATTGTCAAAGAATAAATATTTGAGAGTTTTGTCCTTTGGTAGACTCAATATATTTCCTGATTCAATAGCTAAAAAATTGATCCAATTGCGCTATTTGGATCTCTCTTGGAGTGATATTGTGGTATTGCCCGAGTCATTGTGCAAGTTGTGTAATTTACAAACATTAAAGCTAGAATATTGTTTTAAGCTGACTATGCTGCCCAATGGCATGTATAAGCTTGTGAATTTGCGGCATCTTGATATAAGGGGTACTCCTCTGAAAGAAATGCCAAAAGGAATGGGTAAATTAGAACAGTTGCACATTTTAAGCAACTTCGTGGTGGGAAAGCAAGAAGACAATAGAATCGAAGAGTTAGGAGGGCTTTTAAATATTCATGGATCACTTGAGATTGAGAATTTGGAGAATGTGATTGATGCCAATCAGGCAAGGAGTGCAAGGTTAATAGATAAGAAGCACATTGAGTACTTATCGTTGAAATGGTCTGTGTCTCCAGGTGCACATACTGATGAAGAAGATATACTTGGGGGCTTGCAACCACACACTGGCTTGAAAAAGTTGAGTGTTGAGGGATACAAAGGTAAAATATTTCCAGACTGGATTGGGCATTCCTTGTACCAAAACATGACAAGTGTATCTCTAGATTATTGCTGGAATTGCTGCGTGCTGCCTTCACTTGGACAGCTGCCATCTCTCAAGTCCCTGAGCATCAGAAGAATTGAGGAGGTGCAGAGCATTGGCAAGGAATTTTACAAGAATGAAGGCCATCAACATTCTTCGCCTATTGCACCGTTTCCCTCACTGGAGCGTTTGGAGTTTTATAACATGCCATGTTGGGAGGAGTGGCACTTACCTGACTCAGAAGCCTTTCCTCAGCTTAAGAGCCTTCAAATAACATATTGTGGAAAGTTAAAGGGAGATATGGTTAATCAGGTATTAATGAGAATCGTTTCTTCCTCATCGGATGTTTCCAAAGTGCGCCAACTGGAAATACAAGAACAGCGTGAATCATGGGGGAATAAAGAGATGAGACTCGATGGGGATAGGTTATCAATTAGTGGATTTGAATGTGTGGTGGAGTGTGCATTTAAGGCAAGGATCATCCACCATCTAACTTCCCTCCAAGAAATACAAATCTCATGGTGTTCATCTGTTGTATCCTTGGGGGGCAATTGTTTACCGAAATCTTTGCAAAAGCTCAAAATCTTTAATTGCCGCCAAATTGAATTACTCCAGCAACAACAC contains:
- the LOC112733087 gene encoding putative disease resistance RPP13-like protein 1; this translates as MAEALVVGALLSGFANVVLDRLISPEFVNLVVGRKLDRKLVERLKAALLAAEALVADAEQKQFGNDRVSKWLDSLRDALYTADDLLDRVFIKAEIRNKVRTHLPSFLNLSDRKMVTKIEEVVKTIEDLEKLNDTLGLEKIPTSSSSWRPPSTSLVKGNVYGRDGDQQALIKMLNDNNDHTLSVSSIVGMGGVGKTTLAQWLYNNKDLMDGVDLKVWICVSENFDVVETTKNVIKGISSGACSLDSFDLLQQDLKEKLSEKKFFIVLDDVWSEDVDKWNSFVTPFQHGRKGSTILLTTRKENVGRVVQHYNSYTLKELSEDYCWSIFADNASFPESNGSLELEGIGRKIVKRCDGLPLAAETLGRLLRSERRVEEWNKILSNDIWEFPMSNSKIVPALLISYYHLPEHLKRCFVYCSLYPKDYQFDKDELILLWMAENLLRPPKRGETLEEVGRECFDDLVSRLFFKQGEDYFRKYFVMHDLMHDLATSLAGNLYCKFSEELGEKEEMSILTRHLSYGDSIPEKICSSNKIESLRTLLYLEHGASASKGPATLPGDILSKNKYLRVLSFGRLNIFPDSIAKKLIQLRYLDLSWSDIVVLPESLCKLCNLQTLKLEYCFKLTMLPNGMYKLVNLRHLDIRGTPLKEMPKGMGKLEQLHILSNFVVGKQEDNRIEELGGLLNIHGSLEIENLENVIDANQARSARLIDKKHIEYLSLKWSVSPGAHTDEEDILGGLQPHTGLKKLSVEGYKGKIFPDWIGHSLYQNMTSVSLDYCWNCCVLPSLGQLPSLKSLSIRRIEEVQSIGKEFYKNEGHQHSSPIAPFPSLERLEFYNMPCWEEWHLPDSEAFPQLKSLQITYCGKLKGDMVNQVLMRIVSSSSDVSKVRQLEIQEQRESWGNKEMRLDGDRLSISGFECVVECAFKARIIHHLTSLQEIQISWCSSVVSLGGNCLPKSLQKLKIFNCRQIELLQQQHKYDLVHLQIEFSCDSLTSLSLDAFPNLKNLEIRWCSNLESVSMSESPHASLQRLSIKWCDKFVSFPEEGLATPNLTHLDVSRCSKLDALPRGMNTLLTNLHTLKIQGCRNICRWPEGGLPPNLKELRVGKCEEQVKGLSWLGNLDNLTHLFIDGSNFESIIKSYPEVGWLPRLPSLTTLKISCFDNLETLECSELLRLTSLQQLHISNCYMLENMEGEKLPPSLLLLGIYDCGLLGKKCKGQRQQIWSKISHIPTIEVDDNQIF